The genomic region TAGCTACTTCGGTTTCAGTTTTAACGGACGTAATAAATTCCAAAAGATTTCGTTCCCTAACTCGTTTTAATAACATTGAAAGTGGGATCTTGTCTTCTGTATAAGACGTCAAGTCCACATCCTCAGTTACAACTGCTTTTAATCTACCATCTTGTATTTGTCCTGGTTGGTTAAAGACATGTGTGATACGGTCAGTTCCAACCAAACGTTTCTTTGGTTTACGCACagcataattattttcttcgaATTCTGAAAGCTGGGGAAACGTGGAATAATTAGATATACTCTGGGATATAAGACTATCAGTAGCTGTATCATATGCCTCATCGCTAATAGTTGCCATTTTACTATCGAAAACCCCAGAATATGTGACACAAGTATCAGTAACTAAATACTCAGCTTGTACAATGCTGATATCcgtaaaagaattaaaatgatTCGTGGGAAAATATTCACCAGGTTCTTGATTAGCAGATATCGCAGTGTTTGTCTGTTGTTCAGTACGCCTTTCCTCACCTTCATGAAATACGGTAGAACTAGGCATATTTTGCTGGCTAGAATCATTTTGTCCAGTACCGAAAGGATCCGCTGGTGTGGTTGTGAGTACAGTATGCGTAGCATTTTGAAGTTCTTCAAATGAGCATTCCTGCGATGTAGTTGATAGTTTTCCTGATTCAGTATCGGTGTCCGCAGTAGGGAATTCACTTGGCTCAATATTAGAATTCATCCTTCCAAGTTGTACCCCCTGTACTGATAGCGAATTTTTATATTCAAGTAACTTGGAGACGTCAGATTCAGACAAAGCTGTTGTCTGTCTTGATTTCAAAGAGTGCTCAACTTCTGATGGTGGTGCAAAGGTTTCAGCCTCTTCAAGTTCTTTTAACTCATTGTTCATTGTAGGTTCTTGCAAGTTTAAGTCATCTCTACTGAGTATGACTTCTTCGTTCATCGGGGCATTCCTCGAAAGATGCATTGGAGCTTCCATCAGAGTTTCTTGTGCCGTCTTTGCTGGTTTCCGTGTAGGGGCGTCTTGTTGCTGAAGTTCTTGGAGTTCAATATTCTCTTTGGTGACATACTGATAAAAAGGAATAGCTTGCATGTCATATGGGTCTAAAACGGCGGGAATATCaagtaaaagatttttaatgcCATCTGGTGAATAATTTCTATTACATTCATCTTCTCTTGTATCAGTAGTAACTATGGGAACTGTATCCAAATGAAAAGGGTAAAACTTATCCATTCTCATTTCTGTAACATCTTTTATTTCCTTTCTCAAAACTTGCTTAAGATGTGTGGCCGATATATCaaacacaatattattattgtctcttgatttgttttcaaatatttgactaaaatatttttgagaaGAATCATCCTTTGGGAAATTCAGTTTTATCGAATTTGCACGGGATATGTTTTTCAATTCTTTGAGCAAAATTTGATCAATATCGCCATCTGGCTTACCAAGACATTTCTTTGCTAGCTCGTCTATGTTAAATTGCTCTGTTTGTTCAGAAAAAGTGTCTGAACTGGGTTCACTTACAGTTAAATTGGGGTTAGCTTCATGGCCAAGAACTTTTGGAGAAACATTGAACCCTTCAACTTTAGCAACACCAGCCTCAACGTGTGGTGTTTCATCAATATGATCAATTTTCTGTGCTAGTTTCTCTTCTTCTGTTCTAGCTGTAGTAGTGTTTAGAACTGATTCTGAAAGTGTTGGATTAAGCACGTTTATTTTAGCTACTTCGTTTCCAAGATGGGGAGCCTTATCAATATGAATTACATGCTgcaataatttttctttatccACCGTTTGTGTCTTGGCTTCAATTTCAGCATTCTGTTGTATCTCTGATTCTTTTTGGATTATATTTACATCTTCAACTTTAGCTGCATCAATATTAACATATGGAGTCTTGTCAATATGAACGATATGCTGagctattttttctttttctatattTGCTGCAGATTGTTGAAGATCAGTATTTTCTAGTGCGTCTGATACTGTTAAAGTAGCATTCAGGTGTTCATGGGGTATCTTGTCCAGTTGACCAACATTTTGACTTAGATTCTCTACATCTCTCATATCTCCTGTGGTGGTTTGAACGTTGATATTTTGCAGCAATGTTGAAACTTTTGAATTCTCTGGGTTGCTTTCAACTTTAGCATTTTGTAGTAATGTTGGTTCATCTTTAACTCCCTTAGTATGAATGATATCATGAGCTAGCTTAACTTCTTCTACCTTTGCTGCTATATCTTGAATTCTAGCATTTCTTCCTACCTCGATAGACTTTTTTTCTTTACCAAATATTTTAGATATCGATGATTCAGGTTTATCTACAGTGTTACCCTCATAAAGCGTCAAATTATCCTTCATGAGCAATTCATCGTTTGCATTTTTTTGGAAATCTTCTAATACCGGTGTTTTTTCCGCAAAGCATTTATCAATTATATGTTTTCGTTTTTCGGAATTTTCATCTTTGGAACTCGAGTCAGTACTTTTCGACGCTTTACTCAAATATTCGAtggaatctaaaaaaaaatagtcaaatGTAGTAAGTCAGAaagatcaaaaatatatttataacaagttTTGAAGTTCCGAATCTCAtagtcataataaaaaaaatggagccATTGGAGCATCACTTTGACCGCCTGTCCGTCAGCGTTTCATTTTCCCAGTTATCCCAGGGCTTGGTTAAAATTTATCCGAATACTGACTGAATTTTAATTCTCAGAGCATATATCTATCcgattgtatattttttgactgaaattaaaattaacttacatTTATCTATATTTCTCTTGATTGGTTTAGTTTCTTTTAAAATCCTCGCTATAAAGGCAGTGGCACACACCTGTCTCAATTTCGATAATTTTACCCGTAACAtgtttaaaatgaatgaattagaATCAACATGTACAAATTCTAACTCATTTTGCATGTACACTTGAATTTAGCcgtaaattaaacacattttcaaAGCTTTTCCCTTTTACTCTTCTTTCTATGATGCGTGTGACAGTCGTGTTCACTTTTGTTTGAATCAAAAGAACTCAAAATAATACAGccagtgtttttaatttttgtttgtatcgGGAAACAGGCGTATGCTTAAATTAGCTCGCTGCTTGTGGTTTGCCCACACGCTCGAGCTAAAGTAGGAAGCGAAAAGCGTAGTAAGCGAGCGTGCGATTTATGCTTGA from Pararge aegeria chromosome 26, ilParAegt1.1, whole genome shotgun sequence harbors:
- the LOC120635276 gene encoding uncharacterized protein LOC120635276 → MQNELEFVHVDSNSFILNMLRVKLSKLRQVCATAFIARILKETKPIKRNIDKYSIEYLSKASKSTDSSSKDENSEKRKHIIDKCFAEKTPVLEDFQKNANDELLMKDNLTLYEGNTVDKPESSISKIFGKEKKSIEVGRNARIQDIAAKVEEVKLAHDIIHTKGVKDEPTLLQNAKVESNPENSKVSTLLQNINVQTTTGDMRDVENLSQNVGQLDKIPHEHLNATLTVSDALENTDLQQSAANIEKEKIAQHIVHIDKTPYVNIDAAKVEDVNIIQKESEIQQNAEIEAKTQTVDKEKLLQHVIHIDKAPHLGNEVAKINVLNPTLSESVLNTTTARTEEEKLAQKIDHIDETPHVEAGVAKVEGFNVSPKVLGHEANPNLTVSEPSSDTFSEQTEQFNIDELAKKCLGKPDGDIDQILLKELKNISRANSIKLNFPKDDSSQKYFSQIFENKSRDNNNIVFDISATHLKQVLRKEIKDVTEMRMDKFYPFHLDTVPIVTTDTREDECNRNYSPDGIKNLLLDIPAVLDPYDMQAIPFYQYVTKENIELQELQQQDAPTRKPAKTAQETLMEAPMHLSRNAPMNEEVILSRDDLNLQEPTMNNELKELEEAETFAPPSEVEHSLKSRQTTALSESDVSKLLEYKNSLSVQGVQLGRMNSNIEPSEFPTADTDTESGKLSTTSQECSFEELQNATHTVLTTTPADPFGTGQNDSSQQNMPSSTVFHEGEERRTEQQTNTAISANQEPGEYFPTNHFNSFTDISIVQAEYLVTDTCVTYSGVFDSKMATISDEAYDTATDSLISQSISNYSTFPQLSEFEENNYAVRKPKKRLVGTDRITHVFNQPGQIQDGRLKAVVTEDVDLTSYTEDKIPLSMLLKRVRERNLLEFITSVKTETEVAKRPNCLPPLDKSKPKTTINPSPCQPKPKEKESCKEPQPCKPPEKKDPCAKFSPFIFAALLRSNLDVSIPPKPIYDQMYTYISLVKEMSFKKFKHLLQILGFLNIKQSADKTDDVVCVRDFEPWVPIPSWPMPKVAKKKSVVYPKDGCKLPVNPVRSNTDKPCMEKSKKISPTKTIFNPSVIHEM